Proteins co-encoded in one Dehalogenimonas sp. WBC-2 genomic window:
- a CDS encoding 14-dihydroxy-2-naphthoate octaprenyltransferase: MRALTSPAPVPFTYWSQAARLKFLPQGVLPVIIGGVAAYTVGFFNPIHFIIAFMAAAAVQIGLTMFNDTLDFKYGTDRCTDRLKNPFSGGSGVLASGCIKPRQAMTVIIGLYLVAFIAAVYFAFAVGLWSLGLAVIGAAISIAYSAKPFRLAYRGLGEVAMMLGYGPIVTGWSYYIHTGNLTPEVLLIGLIPGLSMWTMIIINEIPDYAEDREAGKRNLTYRLGQRKAKNLFVVSLGALYGYVAVLIITGVLPVAAMLVFLGLPLAIAAARAAQSYYLDPIKVAVSNKYMVMVYSVTNLSVALGLLLK, from the coding sequence TTGAGAGCGCTTACTAGTCCGGCACCGGTGCCTTTCACCTATTGGTCACAAGCGGCACGTCTGAAATTTTTACCCCAGGGTGTTCTGCCGGTGATTATTGGCGGGGTGGCGGCTTATACAGTTGGTTTTTTCAACCCAATCCATTTCATTATTGCCTTTATGGCTGCGGCGGCAGTCCAGATTGGGCTAACCATGTTTAACGATACCCTGGATTTTAAGTACGGCACCGACCGATGTACTGATAGGTTGAAGAACCCTTTTTCCGGTGGTTCCGGTGTACTCGCCTCTGGCTGCATCAAACCAAGGCAAGCGATGACGGTCATTATCGGCCTGTATCTTGTGGCATTTATTGCCGCGGTTTATTTTGCCTTTGCTGTCGGGCTATGGAGTCTGGGGCTTGCCGTAATCGGTGCCGCCATCTCAATCGCTTATTCTGCCAAACCGTTCCGGTTGGCTTATCGCGGCTTGGGAGAAGTGGCTATGATGCTCGGTTACGGACCGATAGTGACCGGCTGGAGTTATTATATCCATACCGGTAATCTTACACCGGAAGTACTGTTAATCGGTCTCATCCCGGGCCTTTCGATGTGGACGATGATCATCATTAATGAGATACCTGATTACGCGGAGGATCGTGAAGCAGGTAAACGCAATCTGACCTACCGTCTGGGACAGCGGAAGGCTAAGAATCTGTTTGTGGTCTCGCTTGGCGCACTATATGGTTATGTTGCAGTGCTTATAATCACCGGGGTACTGCCGGTAGCGGCGATGCTGGTCTTTCTGGGATTGCCTTTAGCCATTGCTGCGGCGCGTGCGGCGCAGTCTTATTATCTTGATCCCATTAAAGTGGCTGTTTCCAATAAATATATGGTCATGGTCTATTCAGTCACCAATCTTTCGGTGGCACTGGGTTTATTACTGAAGTGA
- a CDS encoding methyltransferase UbiE-COQ5 family — MVEPKFFETIAPVYDFLTKLFMGGTYESIRRRMLNEDTSEMTILDLCCGTGYICNSIEAKRIVGLDQSDAMLKRNAKVKRDNKTLVKGNAYQMPFQADEFDRIYNSSASHEFKLFPRLLKKSFEILKPGGKIVIFDIYQPKNPVLSFVMNTFVRYVVERGIMFVHTKDGWRQMLEEAGFEVQELDVVRGMYIFARAVKPLGVAAG, encoded by the coding sequence ATGGTAGAGCCAAAATTTTTTGAGACTATTGCTCCGGTTTATGACTTCCTGACCAAGTTGTTTATGGGTGGAACCTACGAAAGTATTCGCAGGCGTATGCTTAATGAGGATACTTCTGAGATGACGATCCTTGACCTATGTTGCGGTACCGGCTATATCTGTAATTCTATCGAAGCCAAGAGAATAGTCGGATTGGACCAGTCAGATGCCATGCTCAAGCGTAATGCCAAAGTAAAACGGGACAATAAGACTCTTGTTAAGGGTAATGCTTATCAAATGCCGTTTCAGGCCGACGAATTTGACCGGATCTATAATTCCAGCGCCTCTCATGAATTCAAGCTTTTCCCGCGTCTACTTAAAAAGAGCTTTGAGATACTTAAACCGGGTGGCAAGATAGTCATCTTTGACATTTATCAGCCTAAGAACCCGGTGCTATCCTTTGTAATGAATACCTTTGTCCGCTATGTTGTGGAGCGGGGTATCATGTTTGTTCATACAAAAGACGGCTGGAGACAGATGTTGGAAGAGGCGGGGTTTGAGGTGCAGGAATTGGACGTGGTACGCGGTATGTATATTTTTGCCCGTGCGGTTAAGCCGCTTGGAGTTGCCGCCGGCTAG
- a CDS encoding transamidase GatB produces the protein MSLKDTLPVELKDALRAGDKVRLSTLRLILSAVNYAEIEQQKTLDDQGIHAVIAKMAKQRRESIEAFQAGNRSDLVAIEQAELEILESYLPRQLSRDEIIAEAKKVILEVSANKPQDMGKVMGKLTPLLRGKADGKDIAAVVTELLKQ, from the coding sequence TTGAGTTTGAAAGATACTCTGCCGGTTGAATTGAAAGATGCGCTGCGTGCCGGAGACAAGGTGAGATTGTCTACACTCCGGTTGATCCTTTCAGCGGTCAATTATGCAGAGATAGAACAACAGAAGACATTAGACGATCAGGGTATACATGCCGTCATTGCCAAAATGGCCAAGCAGCGGCGTGAGAGTATCGAGGCTTTTCAGGCGGGCAATCGCTCTGATTTGGTGGCTATCGAACAGGCTGAGCTTGAAATTCTGGAAAGCTATCTGCCTCGCCAGCTTTCCAGAGATGAGATTATTGCTGAAGCAAAGAAGGTCATTTTAGAAGTGAGTGCTAATAAACCGCAGGATATGGGCAAGGTTATGGGTAAACTGACGCCGCTGCTCCGCGGCAAAGCTGATGGCAAAGACATTGCGGCAGTGGTGACAGAGTTGCTGAAGCAATAA
- a CDS encoding mobile element protein codes for MIRKGFTEEQIITVLKEAEAGAKIGELCRKHGVSDATYYKWKAKYAGLSVSEPKRLKTLEEENHRLKQIVADQALDNWALKELLAKNF; via the coding sequence TTGATCAGGAAAGGGTTTACAGAAGAACAAATCATCACGGTGCTCAAGGAAGCCGAAGCCGGGGCTAAAATCGGCGAGCTGTGCCGTAAGCACGGAGTCAGTGACGCTACCTACTACAAGTGGAAGGCCAAATATGCAGGGCTTTCGGTCAGCGAGCCCAAACGGCTTAAAACCCTGGAAGAAGAAAATCACCGTTTGAAGCAGATCGTGGCCGACCAGGCGCTTGATAATTGGGCGCTTAAAGAGCTGCTCGCAAAAAACTTCTAG
- a CDS encoding mobile element protein, with amino-acid sequence MEFARENLGLSERRAYLLVGISPSAYRYKPKPDDDLALRQRLRDLAGQRKRFGSPRLHIMLKREGLVVNHKRTERIYKEEGLALRRKRKRKGTAVNRIILPLPDRPNQRWSMDFVSDSIVTGRRFRTLTIVDDYSRECPAIEVDTSLGGARVVSVLERLSEIRGLPEVITIDNGPEFAGRALDEWAYQRGVKLNFIRPGKPIENAFAESFNGRFRDECLNENWFMNLKQAREIIEDWRIDYNEVRPHTSLKGQTPQEYAKAGSGFYSGMLLKVG; translated from the coding sequence GTGGAGTTTGCCAGGGAGAATCTTGGGCTCAGTGAGAGAAGAGCTTATCTGCTTGTTGGTATTTCACCATCGGCCTATCGCTACAAGCCAAAACCAGACGATGATCTAGCCTTGCGCCAACGTTTACGGGATCTGGCTGGACAGCGAAAGCGCTTCGGCAGTCCGCGACTCCACATCATGCTTAAAAGAGAAGGACTGGTGGTTAATCACAAACGAACCGAGCGTATCTACAAAGAAGAGGGATTGGCTTTAAGGAGAAAGCGCAAGCGCAAAGGCACTGCCGTTAATCGCATCATTTTGCCGCTGCCCGATAGACCTAACCAGAGATGGAGCATGGACTTCGTTTCTGATTCCATCGTTACTGGAAGGCGCTTTAGGACACTGACTATCGTCGATGACTACTCCAGAGAATGCCCGGCGATCGAAGTGGATACCTCTCTCGGCGGCGCCAGGGTGGTGAGCGTCCTGGAAAGATTGTCTGAGATTCGAGGCCTGCCCGAGGTCATCACCATCGATAATGGACCTGAGTTCGCTGGCCGGGCGCTTGATGAATGGGCTTACCAGCGAGGCGTAAAACTCAATTTCATAAGGCCGGGCAAACCGATAGAAAATGCATTCGCTGAGAGCTTTAATGGCAGGTTCAGGGACGAATGTCTTAATGAGAATTGGTTCATGAACTTAAAACAAGCCCGCGAAATCATCGAGGATTGGAGGATTGATTATAACGAGGTCAGGCCACACACTTCATTGAAAGGTCAAACACCGCAGGAGTATGCTAAGGCAGGTTCTGGATTCTACTCCGGAATGCTACTAAAGGTGGGGTAA
- a CDS encoding transcriptional regulator-like protein, whose protein sequence is MQKSSLVSPIKLHGVRVNRIISVTSLIIVAIIANLPQPKPNFQELILRSYPEVISAENVVDISDRLFFYTTLDGQEVGYATVNEGQGFKGLIQVAILWSENGILKKLHVLQEHEDANWWQMLVTNNYFDQYISREYTEPFIVGKDIDTVTGATFSSNGVATAVKESRFLVAQALGNPFPKEQEAFNFGVKELAVTLGLVIVALLRLHKSIPKYRWVRYVCLAFSLSIIGIWLTIPLNLSDIIVWLIGYVPNIHNQLYIFILVIGTIGLAIIFKKNFYCFWLCPFAAVQEIMHFMGKFSIRPNPKLLHVLVQARYFLLWFALSLALLEKNASVSTFEPWGTLFTLHGVGLQWILVGVILLAALVIKNVWCYYLCPIGAVMDIILETRRWLTRKIFPQNLKRNQLVKAKTSLL, encoded by the coding sequence ATGCAAAAATCAAGTTTAGTCTCACCAATCAAACTACATGGAGTTCGGGTTAATAGGATTATTTCAGTAACCAGCTTGATCATTGTTGCAATTATAGCTAATTTACCTCAACCAAAACCAAACTTTCAGGAATTAATACTTAGATCTTATCCCGAAGTTATATCCGCGGAAAATGTTGTAGATATATCGGATCGCCTTTTTTTTTACACTACTTTGGACGGACAAGAAGTTGGCTACGCAACAGTAAACGAGGGACAAGGCTTCAAAGGATTAATTCAAGTTGCAATCTTATGGAGCGAAAACGGAATACTCAAAAAGCTACATGTCCTACAAGAGCACGAGGATGCAAATTGGTGGCAAATGTTGGTCACCAATAATTATTTTGATCAATATATATCTCGAGAATACACCGAGCCGTTTATTGTTGGCAAGGATATAGACACAGTAACTGGAGCTACCTTCTCGAGTAACGGAGTTGCCACAGCTGTCAAAGAATCACGGTTTTTGGTCGCCCAAGCGTTGGGGAACCCATTCCCTAAGGAGCAAGAAGCCTTTAATTTCGGAGTAAAGGAATTAGCCGTTACGCTGGGTTTGGTTATTGTGGCATTACTTAGATTGCACAAATCTATTCCAAAGTATCGTTGGGTGCGGTATGTCTGTTTGGCTTTTTCTCTTTCGATTATTGGAATTTGGTTGACTATCCCACTTAATCTTTCAGACATAATTGTTTGGTTAATTGGGTATGTTCCAAATATTCATAACCAACTATATATATTTATCCTCGTCATTGGAACAATAGGATTGGCAATAATTTTTAAAAAAAATTTTTATTGTTTTTGGTTGTGTCCGTTCGCCGCTGTTCAAGAAATCATGCATTTCATGGGCAAGTTTTCTATACGACCAAACCCAAAACTACTTCACGTACTTGTTCAAGCAAGATACTTCCTATTGTGGTTCGCTTTATCGTTAGCTCTGCTCGAGAAAAATGCGAGCGTGTCTACCTTTGAGCCGTGGGGTACGCTTTTTACATTGCATGGAGTTGGATTACAATGGATTTTGGTAGGTGTTATTCTCCTTGCGGCATTAGTCATCAAGAATGTATGGTGTTATTACCTTTGTCCGATTGGTGCAGTCATGGATATAATATTGGAGACACGAAGATGGCTAACCCGAAAAATATTTCCTCAAAACTTGAAAAGAAACCAATTAGTCAAAGCCAAGACATCATTGTTGTGA
- a CDS encoding reductive dehalogenase, producing MSNHHSTMSRRDFMKGLGLVSAGIGAATATSPLFHDVDEITSSASGERKRPWWVKEVDEITVETDWNAMKRFNARDIMQCSLADRIGRNKLDDLIKLSMNNRKQWILENKPGYTLRDFALFTGANFGWFDGFSKCFTGDKRTSPMSGLGGSDSDVFYLNFGIDGTEQRPGSPDALCVPLPGFPVGGLAVPRWEGTPEENLRTVRAASRFYGCDEIGVGELDSLKGQKMIWTQDWDGKHIVFEDVDHGYETGPFWGGVVQDKEKRVIPTKARWYISLSQLMSDWNIKRAPTLFGDFTTAENYSRLHYAQIRLQRFIKALGYEALAGFMFINTTSNNPGMATLNGLGEHGRIGQLVSPEFGALQRLAGIITDMPLTPSKPIDAGIWRFCSSCSKCQENCPPQALSASDPVTYDVKGTWNNPGKKSTWLDGVKCASFWYEATTLCGVCVASCPWSRQDKSWVHDLIVKPSIASTTIFNSFFRSMDDAYGYARAKYDYKTQVCVTERDPEEWWDLQDLPVYGIYKTH from the coding sequence ATGAGTAACCATCATTCAACGATGTCACGTCGCGATTTTATGAAAGGACTGGGACTAGTTTCAGCAGGGATTGGGGCAGCCACAGCAACATCACCCCTATTTCATGATGTAGACGAAATTACATCTTCAGCATCGGGTGAGCGAAAAAGGCCATGGTGGGTAAAAGAGGTTGATGAAATCACAGTTGAAACCGATTGGAACGCGATGAAGCGATTCAATGCGCGCGACATAATGCAGTGTTCCTTGGCTGATCGCATAGGCAGAAATAAACTCGATGATTTAATCAAACTGTCAATGAATAACCGAAAGCAATGGATTTTGGAAAATAAACCCGGCTACACGTTACGAGATTTCGCACTCTTTACGGGAGCAAATTTTGGCTGGTTTGATGGTTTTTCTAAGTGTTTTACAGGAGACAAAAGAACATCACCAATGTCTGGGTTAGGCGGTTCGGATTCAGACGTGTTTTATCTGAACTTTGGGATTGATGGTACTGAACAGCGTCCAGGTTCACCCGATGCGCTTTGCGTTCCGTTACCAGGATTTCCCGTGGGGGGTCTTGCAGTACCAAGATGGGAAGGTACCCCAGAAGAAAATTTACGTACTGTGAGAGCCGCATCTAGGTTTTATGGTTGTGATGAAATAGGTGTGGGAGAGCTTGATTCGCTAAAAGGTCAGAAAATGATTTGGACACAAGATTGGGACGGGAAGCATATCGTCTTTGAAGATGTAGATCATGGATATGAGACTGGACCTTTCTGGGGTGGTGTAGTGCAAGACAAAGAAAAGAGGGTAATTCCCACCAAGGCGCGCTGGTATATTTCATTATCTCAGCTGATGTCTGATTGGAACATAAAAAGGGCTCCAACTTTATTTGGAGACTTCACCACGGCAGAAAACTATTCTCGCCTACATTATGCCCAGATTAGGCTGCAGCGTTTTATAAAGGCTCTTGGTTATGAAGCTTTGGCAGGATTCATGTTTATTAATACAACATCCAACAACCCTGGCATGGCAACTCTAAATGGTTTAGGAGAACATGGTCGTATAGGGCAGCTTGTGTCTCCTGAATTTGGAGCCCTACAACGGCTTGCCGGAATAATAACAGATATGCCTTTAACACCTTCTAAACCAATTGATGCCGGTATTTGGCGTTTTTGTTCGTCATGTAGTAAGTGTCAGGAAAATTGCCCTCCACAGGCGCTTTCAGCGTCAGACCCGGTAACATATGACGTGAAAGGTACATGGAACAACCCAGGTAAAAAAAGCACGTGGCTGGATGGTGTCAAATGTGCTTCCTTCTGGTACGAAGCGACCACTCTTTGCGGAGTATGTGTCGCCAGTTGCCCGTGGTCCAGACAAGACAAATCCTGGGTTCACGACCTTATAGTCAAGCCATCAATAGCATCAACGACAATATTCAATAGCTTTTTCCGCAGCATGGATGACGCCTATGGCTATGCACGAGCTAAATACGATTATAAAACTCAGGTTTGCGTTACTGAGCGTGACCCAGAAGAGTGGTGGGACCTACAAGACCTTCCAGTTTATGGAATATATAAAACACATTAG
- a CDS encoding DNA-binding response regulator, whose amino-acid sequence MKVLIVEDDEKITAVISALFQVSRPEAKLKCASLGQRGVILVEHYCPDVVILDLNLPDIDGLDALIAIRRFSNVPVLILTVRGEENDIVRGLTLGADDYIVKPFKPMELIARISTVLRRQRTSEEKLDVHCGKLHFGSSIRQLYFGDRLVMLTVTEGKIIHKLMENAGHVVSHSMLAGAVWGDIYPGATDALKVNIRRIRQKLEISPSEPQIIQSEAGTGYFIRMAV is encoded by the coding sequence ATGAAAGTTCTAATAGTCGAGGATGACGAAAAAATCACGGCGGTCATTTCCGCCTTATTTCAAGTGAGTAGACCGGAAGCCAAATTAAAGTGTGCTTCTCTAGGGCAAAGAGGGGTAATTCTCGTTGAACATTATTGTCCTGATGTGGTAATTCTGGATTTGAATCTTCCGGATATAGATGGATTGGATGCCCTTATAGCTATACGCCGGTTTTCGAATGTACCGGTATTAATTCTGACAGTTAGAGGTGAAGAGAACGACATAGTCCGAGGATTAACTCTCGGTGCCGATGATTATATTGTTAAACCATTTAAGCCCATGGAATTAATAGCACGCATTAGCACCGTTTTGCGTAGGCAGCGAACCTCAGAGGAAAAACTCGATGTTCATTGTGGAAAATTACATTTTGGTTCTTCGATTCGACAACTCTATTTTGGTGATCGATTGGTGATGTTGACTGTGACCGAAGGGAAGATAATACATAAATTAATGGAGAATGCAGGCCATGTTGTCTCTCATTCCATGCTTGCAGGAGCAGTATGGGGTGATATTTATCCAGGTGCAACAGATGCCCTGAAAGTCAATATAAGACGTATTCGTCAAAAACTTGAAATCTCCCCCAGCGAACCACAAATAATCCAAAGTGAAGCAGGTACGGGGTATTTTATCAGAATGGCCGTGTAA
- a CDS encoding reductive dehalogenase, whose protein sequence is MSTFHSTVSRRDFMKAIGIAGAGIGGAALVAPVFHDLDEMMSAGSLSHPNKPWWIKEREIENPTTEIDWDMFNRYPEEQGARKAGVRGGYPGAVTAAEFLQLAGNPGKVNAKEWMTANKPGYRLQDKVLAAQNGLPPGATTPWVYTGAIADFASYGVPKYQGTPEENSRMLRSVLKLYGASMVGYMELNEKTKKFVFEEYEFRDVPKGFTDAGVDVLPNVPLWGIGLACPNSVENIATGPSQISYASTGLGHTMIEVTGSCTQRFLMGIGYQCMFGGYENCYPHPGLDTMVGMTELGRAGNHGINPSAGIGFTPTSLTTDLSLEPTNPIDAGILKFCDSCAKCADACPNGAITHGEQSWEPQAEWSNRGHKQFQNHMLNCHIYRTTIGQCSTCEAACVFNKGTGAMVHELVKTTVSTTSMFNGFFRTMDDVMGYGPGDFGPGRDPTTGVFNNKAVEWWDKELPAWGYNLGKIYY, encoded by the coding sequence ATGTCAACGTTTCATAGTACAGTAAGTCGCAGGGATTTCATGAAAGCAATAGGGATTGCAGGTGCAGGAATTGGTGGGGCTGCTTTAGTAGCTCCGGTGTTCCATGATCTCGATGAGATGATGTCGGCTGGTTCGTTGAGCCACCCCAACAAACCTTGGTGGATAAAAGAAAGGGAAATTGAAAACCCTACCACCGAAATTGACTGGGACATGTTTAATCGTTACCCTGAGGAGCAGGGCGCTAGAAAGGCTGGGGTACGTGGCGGATATCCTGGCGCCGTAACCGCTGCAGAGTTCTTACAACTAGCGGGTAATCCGGGAAAAGTGAATGCAAAAGAGTGGATGACCGCAAATAAACCTGGCTACAGGCTGCAAGATAAGGTGCTGGCCGCTCAGAATGGTCTTCCGCCTGGAGCAACAACTCCCTGGGTTTATACCGGCGCAATTGCCGACTTCGCGTCATACGGAGTACCGAAATATCAAGGGACTCCAGAAGAGAACTCACGCATGCTCCGGTCAGTTCTTAAGTTGTATGGGGCTAGCATGGTGGGCTATATGGAACTTAATGAGAAGACTAAAAAGTTTGTTTTCGAGGAGTATGAGTTCAGAGATGTTCCAAAAGGCTTTACAGATGCTGGCGTAGATGTCCTTCCTAATGTTCCATTGTGGGGTATTGGACTAGCATGTCCTAATTCCGTTGAAAACATAGCGACAGGTCCTTCTCAGATAAGCTATGCTTCAACTGGCCTCGGTCATACTATGATTGAAGTGACAGGTAGCTGTACGCAGCGTTTTCTGATGGGGATAGGCTACCAGTGTATGTTCGGAGGTTATGAGAACTGTTATCCCCACCCTGGATTGGATACCATGGTTGGAATGACAGAGCTCGGACGTGCCGGTAACCACGGCATTAATCCATCTGCTGGGATTGGATTTACTCCGACCTCATTGACAACCGATCTTTCTTTGGAGCCGACCAACCCGATCGACGCTGGCATACTGAAGTTCTGCGATAGCTGCGCTAAGTGCGCCGATGCCTGCCCGAACGGAGCTATCACTCACGGTGAACAAAGCTGGGAACCGCAAGCAGAATGGTCGAATCGAGGTCATAAGCAGTTCCAGAACCACATGCTGAATTGCCATATTTACAGGACTACTATTGGTCAATGTAGCACATGCGAAGCTGCTTGTGTCTTCAACAAAGGCACTGGCGCTATGGTCCACGAACTCGTTAAGACTACTGTGAGCACGACATCCATGTTTAACGGTTTCTTCAGGACAATGGACGATGTAATGGGATATGGTCCCGGAGACTTCGGTCCAGGGAGAGATCCAACTACCGGTGTCTTCAACAACAAAGCCGTTGAATGGTGGGACAAGGAGTTGCCGGCATGGGGTTATAACCTTGGTAAAATCTACTACTAA
- a CDS encoding sulfite-oxidase-like protein (Sulfite oxidase and related enzymes), protein MKTKQTSLVALVAAVVLILGGCSSPFTPPPGEVEATEYQGVTLTPIGNQRNNALSGTQRLDKETYSLSVDGLVTQTLSLSYKDLQNLPQVTKLVTLNCVEGWSFVVKMTGPALSSIFDEAGIQAGAVNVIFYTSDVPDGYTSLELSYIQSQDVIIALSINDVTLPQDRGFPFQVIAEGKYGYKWAKWVTRIELSSDHNFRGYWETRGYNNNADINGPRFE, encoded by the coding sequence ATGAAAACTAAGCAGACATCTCTGGTAGCTCTGGTAGCGGCCGTCGTGCTCATCCTCGGCGGTTGCAGTTCCCCCTTCACCCCGCCTCCCGGCGAGGTTGAGGCCACAGAGTACCAGGGTGTTACCCTGACCCCTATTGGTAATCAGAGAAACAACGCCCTCAGCGGTACTCAGCGTCTGGACAAGGAAACTTACAGCTTAAGTGTGGACGGCCTGGTGACACAGACCCTCAGTCTGTCCTATAAAGACCTGCAAAACCTGCCTCAGGTTACCAAACTGGTCACCCTGAATTGCGTTGAAGGCTGGAGTTTTGTGGTTAAAATGACCGGGCCTGCCCTCTCCTCCATCTTTGATGAAGCAGGGATACAGGCCGGAGCGGTAAATGTCATCTTCTATACGTCAGATGTCCCCGACGGCTACACTTCTCTTGAGCTGAGTTATATCCAAAGCCAGGACGTCATTATTGCGCTAAGCATCAATGACGTGACCCTGCCGCAAGACCGCGGCTTCCCGTTCCAGGTTATCGCTGAAGGTAAATACGGCTACAAATGGGCCAAATGGGTCACCCGGATTGAATTATCATCAGATCATAATTTCCGTGGTTATTGGGAGACCCGGGGCTATAACAATAACGCCGACATCAACGGCCCGCGTTTTGAATAA
- a CDS encoding iron-sulfur flavoprotein has translation MLKQTILGVGGSPRRGGNSDILLHAVLKGAAAEGSVTAEVQLRDYQFQSCIACERCRKDKECTGLLDGMQLLYPKVLEAAGLVVISPIHNYNMTAIMKAFIDRLYCFYDFDTQRPGGWGSRLASHGRKAVIVVIGEQPDREEGGMDLTMETMRHALTALGYDVVAELPVLGVFHKGRVKEDAHIMEQAVDLGRRLAQQLK, from the coding sequence ATGCTTAAACAGACAATTCTGGGCGTCGGCGGCAGTCCCCGGAGGGGCGGCAATTCTGATATATTGCTTCATGCGGTGCTTAAAGGCGCCGCGGCTGAAGGTTCCGTCACGGCAGAAGTACAGCTTCGTGATTACCAGTTCCAATCCTGTATCGCCTGTGAACGCTGCCGTAAAGACAAAGAATGTACCGGCCTGCTGGATGGCATGCAGCTTTTATATCCTAAAGTCCTGGAGGCTGCCGGCCTGGTCGTCATCAGCCCCATCCATAATTACAATATGACCGCCATCATGAAAGCCTTTATTGACCGGCTGTATTGTTTTTATGATTTTGACACTCAGCGCCCCGGCGGCTGGGGCAGCCGGTTGGCCAGCCACGGGCGCAAGGCGGTGATCGTGGTCATCGGAGAGCAGCCTGACCGTGAAGAAGGCGGCATGGATTTAACCATGGAGACCATGCGCCACGCCCTTACCGCTCTAGGTTATGATGTCGTCGCTGAACTCCCCGTCCTCGGCGTTTTCCACAAAGGACGTGTTAAAGAGGATGCGCACATAATGGAACAGGCCGTTGACCTTGGCCGGCGGCTGGCTCAACAACTTAAGTAA
- a CDS encoding lipoprotein, with the protein MVKLKTANHIQENNEMFLRRAQSLTMILVLLLATGIVGCSGDSASPTTSSPATTDPPVTTTDPPPTTAPPTTTPPPTTAPPATTTPAGLTSAILNASAAINSYEFIATSTTVTTVSGYTVTATSVTDGQIDLNAQKAHINTVVNTQGYEIQVENYIADNWTYIKYVADATPPGFNSGTWYKVSMTATEWQDSWNSNSQSGQNNALFNNATVTIIGSETINGIDCYKINLIPDKASFLAYLQAQGTTDGADDVTNIEQSLQDIQFTGWVAKINSYMIKTEMSLAMTIEGVTANIQSVSTISNINQALNITLPAAAQAATQIS; encoded by the coding sequence ATGGTTAAGCTGAAAACAGCAAATCATATCCAGGAGAACAACGAAATGTTCCTTCGCAGAGCGCAATCCCTGACCATGATCCTGGTTTTGCTGCTGGCTACTGGTATCGTCGGCTGCAGCGGCGACAGCGCATCTCCGACGACAAGCAGTCCGGCAACAACTGACCCGCCGGTCACCACCACCGACCCGCCTCCGACTACAGCGCCACCGACTACAACGCCGCCGCCGACAACAGCACCGCCGGCCACGACGACCCCGGCCGGTTTGACCAGCGCTATTCTCAATGCCTCTGCCGCCATTAACAGCTATGAGTTCATCGCTACGTCAACCACTGTCACTACCGTTTCCGGTTATACCGTCACGGCGACATCGGTGACTGACGGGCAGATAGATCTCAACGCTCAAAAAGCTCATATCAATACAGTAGTAAACACCCAGGGATATGAAATCCAGGTGGAAAACTATATCGCGGACAACTGGACATATATCAAGTATGTGGCAGATGCTACCCCGCCCGGGTTTAATTCCGGGACATGGTATAAAGTCAGCATGACAGCCACAGAATGGCAGGATAGCTGGAATAGCAACAGCCAATCCGGACAGAATAACGCTTTATTTAACAATGCTACGGTAACTATTATCGGTAGTGAAACGATCAACGGTATTGACTGCTATAAGATCAACCTTATTCCTGATAAAGCCAGCTTCCTAGCGTATCTCCAGGCTCAGGGCACCACCGACGGCGCGGATGATGTCACAAACATTGAACAGTCATTGCAGGATATCCAGTTCACCGGCTGGGTAGCCAAGATCAATTCTTATATGATCAAAACAGAGATGTCTCTGGCAATGACCATTGAAGGTGTAACTGCCAATATCCAGTCGGTCAGCACTATCAGTAATATAAACCAGGCGCTTAATATTACCCTGCCAGCGGCAGCACAGGCCGCCACTCAAATATCCTAG